One Mucilaginibacter ginkgonis genomic region harbors:
- a CDS encoding Spx/MgsR family RNA polymerase-binding regulatory protein: MKVYGITNCNTVKKALDWLKEHNIAYEFQDFKKLGVSADKLEEWNANAGYEKFLNKQGLTWKQLPPEEKEKVTDFTSASALLQQKTSMIKRPVIEDDGFLYFGFNETDYKQHFLK, encoded by the coding sequence ATGAAGGTTTACGGTATTACCAATTGTAACACGGTTAAAAAAGCGCTCGACTGGTTAAAGGAACATAACATTGCTTACGAGTTCCAGGATTTTAAAAAGTTAGGCGTGAGTGCCGATAAGCTTGAAGAGTGGAACGCTAATGCCGGTTACGAAAAGTTTTTAAATAAGCAGGGTCTTACCTGGAAACAGCTACCTCCAGAAGAAAAAGAAAAAGTTACCGATTTTACTTCTGCTTCGGCTTTGCTGCAGCAAAAAACCAGTATGATTAAAAGGCCTGTGATTGAAGACGATGGCTTTCTTTACTTTGGTTTTAACGAAACCGATTATAAGCAACACTTTTTAAAGTAA
- a CDS encoding outer membrane beta-barrel family protein: MKKLLLFTAAILCCVFTNAQSLQTIKGTVVDSARNQPLGYATIALQTVQAGKPVKSMLSKDNGSFEFTGLALKGYKLIIATVGFKNRTILIDSTKTSIDLGQIQMAVSTKSLNEVSVTALKPIMKQEVDRISYDVQADPESKAITALDMMRKVPMLSVDGNENIKLKGSGAYKILINGKESALMAKNPSDVLKAMPATNIEKIEVITTPPAKYDAEGLAGIINIITKKNADQGYNGTISGRMNSIYGPGINFNGTVKQGKFGVSGYLGSNRQFKQTTASGGTQNFFANNTTINQNGTNTFGGGFNNYGDAELSYEIDSLNLLTASFEYYGGNFNQSSTQLSSQLTGANVLTQQFFLDNNGSGRYQGLDAGINYQLGFKNKKDRLLTISYKYGNSPFKQSNNILLSQQINYNLPNYTQYNEAGNISHTFQLDYANPIKKGSIEAGAKAILRNNFSDSKSDNQDPVTGQYIPNPVQTNYFTYHQNVYSAYSSYQLKMTNWTAKAGLRLEETHVDANFTTLGSALDRNYANLIPSVSLQRNLKSSSLTAGFTQRIQRPGIWQLNPFIDRSNPKFISTGNPDLRPELNNTFELTYSNFKKGSVNVTASYAFSNNAIQNVSSSQAGIINGQPDIITTTTYQNLGSNRSAGLNFSTNQSIGKKITINLNGQLSHVWLRGTYNSAFYTNDGTIGNAFLNAGYKFANNYRFGIDAGYFSGDVTLQGHSTAFIYNSFVLTKEFMDKKASISLVANNPYSKYFTFKNYTNTVDYTQYSFNENPYRTFALRFSYKFGKLNGDIKRNQHGINNDDTKGGGKSNGN; the protein is encoded by the coding sequence ATGAAAAAACTTCTACTTTTTACAGCGGCTATCCTTTGCTGTGTCTTTACCAATGCCCAATCTCTGCAAACGATCAAGGGTACAGTTGTCGACTCGGCTAGAAACCAACCACTTGGATATGCCACTATTGCCCTGCAAACCGTGCAAGCCGGCAAGCCCGTTAAAAGTATGCTGAGTAAAGACAACGGAAGTTTTGAATTTACTGGTTTAGCCTTGAAAGGTTATAAACTCATCATTGCAACGGTTGGCTTCAAAAACAGAACAATCTTAATAGACAGCACCAAAACCAGCATAGACCTTGGGCAGATACAAATGGCTGTATCTACAAAAAGCCTCAACGAAGTTTCTGTAACTGCTTTAAAGCCCATTATGAAGCAGGAGGTAGACCGCATTAGTTATGATGTGCAGGCCGACCCCGAAAGTAAAGCCATAACCGCGCTGGACATGATGCGCAAAGTGCCTATGCTTTCTGTGGATGGCAACGAGAATATCAAACTTAAAGGCAGCGGCGCATACAAGATCCTGATCAACGGTAAAGAGTCGGCGTTGATGGCAAAAAATCCGTCAGATGTCTTAAAGGCTATGCCTGCTACTAACATTGAGAAAATAGAGGTAATCACTACGCCGCCTGCTAAATACGATGCAGAAGGCCTGGCGGGTATCATCAACATCATCACAAAGAAAAATGCCGACCAGGGTTACAACGGTACTATTAGCGGGCGCATGAATTCAATTTACGGCCCCGGGATTAATTTCAACGGAACAGTTAAACAAGGTAAATTCGGCGTTTCGGGATATTTGGGTTCCAACAGACAGTTTAAGCAAACCACTGCCAGCGGCGGTACCCAAAATTTTTTCGCCAACAACACCACCATTAACCAAAACGGTACCAATACTTTCGGCGGCGGATTTAACAATTATGGCGATGCCGAATTAAGCTATGAAATAGACTCATTAAACCTTTTGACCGCATCCTTTGAATATTATGGCGGTAATTTTAACCAGTCGTCCACACAATTATCTTCTCAGTTGACCGGCGCTAATGTTTTAACCCAGCAATTTTTTCTTGACAATAACGGCTCGGGACGTTATCAGGGATTGGATGCCGGCATCAACTACCAGTTGGGTTTTAAAAACAAGAAGGACAGGCTGCTTACCATCTCTTATAAATATGGAAACTCGCCATTTAAGCAAAGCAACAATATTTTACTTTCGCAGCAGATCAATTACAACCTGCCAAACTACACTCAATACAACGAGGCAGGGAATATATCACATACCTTCCAGTTAGACTACGCCAACCCTATAAAGAAAGGCAGTATAGAAGCGGGAGCTAAAGCGATACTGCGAAACAATTTTAGCGATTCGAAAAGCGATAACCAGGATCCCGTAACCGGTCAGTACATACCCAACCCGGTACAAACCAATTACTTTACTTACCATCAGAACGTTTACAGCGCTTACAGCTCTTACCAGTTAAAGATGACCAATTGGACAGCTAAAGCCGGTTTAAGGTTAGAGGAAACCCACGTTGATGCAAATTTTACCACCCTGGGTAGCGCGCTAGACCGTAATTATGCCAACCTTATCCCGTCTGTCTCGCTTCAGCGAAACTTGAAAAGCAGCAGCCTTACCGCCGGTTTTACCCAGCGTATACAAAGGCCGGGCATTTGGCAATTGAATCCATTTATAGACCGGTCTAACCCTAAGTTCATCAGCACCGGTAACCCTGATCTGCGCCCCGAATTAAATAACACCTTTGAGTTAACGTATAGCAATTTTAAAAAGGGATCTGTCAATGTAACTGCAAGCTATGCTTTTTCTAATAACGCTATACAAAACGTGTCGAGCAGCCAGGCAGGCATCATCAACGGCCAGCCGGATATTATTACGACCACGACTTATCAGAACTTAGGCAGTAACCGCAGCGCGGGCTTAAATTTTAGCACCAATCAGTCTATCGGCAAAAAGATCACCATAAACCTTAACGGACAATTGTCGCACGTTTGGTTAAGAGGTACTTACAACAGCGCGTTTTACACCAATGATGGTACAATAGGTAACGCGTTTTTAAACGCGGGTTATAAGTTCGCCAACAACTATCGCTTTGGTATTGATGCCGGTTACTTTAGCGGTGATGTTACGTTGCAGGGCCACTCTACGGCGTTTATCTACAATTCGTTCGTGCTTACCAAAGAGTTTATGGACAAGAAAGCTAGTATCTCTTTAGTCGCGAACAATCCCTACAGCAAATATTTCACTTTTAAGAATTACACCAATACTGTCGACTACACTCAGTATTCTTTCAACGAAAACCCTTACCGCACCTTCGCGTTACGCTTTAGCTACAAGTTTGGTAAGCTTAACGGCGATATTAAACGTAACCAGCATGGTATTAACAATGATGATACAAAGGGCGGTGGCAAAAGCAACGGAAATTGA